The DNA segment TTCGGCTTTCCCTTCTTCTACTGGTACCAGCTCGCCTGGGTGCCGATCTGCTCGCTTCTGATCTGGATCGTGTATCGCTCGCAAAAGCCCGACGACGAAACGCCGTAAGAATCCGCGCCCCTCAAGCCGCGCCCTTCAAGTCAACCAAGGCCCGCCATGTCCGCAGATATCGATTGGACCGCACTCGTCATCTTCGTATTCTTCTTTGCCCTCGTGACCGTGATGGGTTTCTTCGCGGCGCGCTGGAAATCCGGCGCGACGACCGAGCACCTCGACGAGTGGGGCCTGGGCGGACGTCAGTTCGGCACCTGGATCACCTGGTTTCTGGTCGGCGGCGATTTCTACACTGCCTATACCGTGATCGCCGTTCCGGCGCTGGTTTATGCGGTCGGCGCGTATGGCTTCTTTGCACTTCCCTATACGATCGTGGTCTATCCCTTCGTTTTCGCGGTGATGCCGCTGCTCTGGAAGGTGGCGCATGCCAAGGGGCATGTGACCGCAGCCGACGTGGTCCAGGACGCCTATAGTTCGCGCGCGCTCGAGCTCGCGGTTGCGGTCACCGGCATTGTCGCGACCATGCCCTACATCGCCTTGCAGCTGATCGGCATGGGCGTCGTGATCAAGGCGATCGGCCTGACCGGCGAACTGCCGATCGTCGCGGCCTTCGTCATTCTGGCGCTC comes from the Bradyrhizobium erythrophlei genome and includes:
- a CDS encoding DUF3311 domain-containing protein, translating into MWVLLLLPFVGLLWVPFYNFQEPALFGFPFFYWYQLAWVPICSLLIWIVYRSQKPDDETP